From the genome of Gammaproteobacteria bacterium:
ACCGCGGCTGGGCTTGAGTCCGACGATGCCGTTGAAACCCGCCGGCACCCGACCGGAGCCGGCCGTGTCCGTCCCCAGGGCGAATGCGACCAGGCCCTGCGCCACCGCCACCGCCGAGCCCGAACTGGAGCCGCCAGCGATGCGCTCCGGACGTTCCGGATGGCGCACCACGCCGTAGGGTGAGCGCGTGCCGACCAGTCCGGTGGCGAACTGGTCGAGGTTGGTCTTGCCGACCAGCATCGCGCCCGCCGCCTCCAGGCGCTCGACCGCGGCGGCATGCTCCGTGGGCGTGTACGCAAAAGCCGGACAGGCCGCCGTGGTCGGCAGACCCGCCACGTCGATGTTGTCCTTGACCGCATAGGGCACACCGAGCAGCGGGAATCGCTCCAGCGCCGCCGTGCCGTAACGCGACAGCCAGGCGTCGCACTCGGCGGCACGGGCCAGCAGCGCCGGTTCATCCACACGCGTGATCCACACCGGATTGTCGTCGGCCGCATCCAGACGCCGCAGCACCTCGCGCGCGCAGTCACCGGCCGAGACGCGACCATCGACGTATGCCTGGTGCAAGCCCGCGACCGACAATCGCAGCGTCGAAAAGGGAGAAAGCCGGGCCTGGGGTGGATTCATGCGTCTTGTATACAAGATTGAATCCTCTGATGACAAGCCCGGCGGGTAAAACCGCGTCCGGTCGGGTCATCGAAGACCGTCGCCGCGCCGTGCGCGCCTTGATCGCGATACGAGAAGTCGGATACCACCCTGAGCTTGTCCGGGATGGCTTTCCCGTTCACTGCTGGCGACGGTCACGTCGGCATCGGTATCCATACCACCGTCCTTCATGCAGTCGGCCCGCTCGACACGCCGAGCCGGATCGCCGACGACGCATTGTTCCTGAACGCATTCTTCAAGTCTGGGTTCATGGGCCTTGTCCACAATCGGGCGATGAACGAACAGGCGGTATGCCACTGCCTCCATTCCCAGATTCAGGAGTCTCGACATGAACGGACGTCTAGCAGGCAAGGTCAGCATCGTCACCGGCGCCGGCACTGGCATCGGCGAAGCGATTACCCACAAATTTTCGCGCGAAGGCGCCAAGGTTCTTGCGGTCGGCCTCAACGGTGACCCGATCGACGAGGTCGTCAAGGCCGTCAATGCCGTCAATGCCGCGGGTGGCGACTGCCAGGGCTTCATCGGCGACGTGTCCGAGCCGGAGCTCGCGCAGGCAGCGGTCAAGGCCGCGCTGCAGCAGTACGGCCGGCTCGACGTACTGGTCAACAACGCCGGTGTATTTCTCGAAGTGGCGGAGTGTCAGGACTATTCGCTCGAGGCCTTCGACACCACGCTGCTCAGCAATACCCGCGCCGTGTTTCTGATGACCAAGTACGCACTGCCGCATCTGCAGCAGTCGCACGGCGTGGTGCTCGCGACCGGCTCGGAAGCCGGCGCGATCGGCGAGCCCAATAACGCGCCCTATGGCGGCACCAAGGGCTTCGTGCACGCCTTCATCCGCGGCCTCGCGGTCGAGCAAGGCAAGTACGGCGTGCGCGCCAACTGCGTTTGTCCGGGTCCGGTCGACACCGCCTGGACGCATACCGACACCGGGCCGATGGATGAGCAGATGGAAAAGATGACGGTCGAGGCCACGGTGCTCGGCCGCCGCGGCACGCCCGAGGAGATCGCCAACGTCTACGCCTTCCTGGCCTCGGACGAAGCCAGCAACGTCACCGGAGCGTTGTGGTTCGCCGACGGCGGCACGCTGGTCGCCAAGGGACCGATGGGCGCGATGGTGCCCGAC
Proteins encoded in this window:
- a CDS encoding SDR family oxidoreductase, producing the protein MNGRLAGKVSIVTGAGTGIGEAITHKFSREGAKVLAVGLNGDPIDEVVKAVNAVNAAGGDCQGFIGDVSEPELAQAAVKAALQQYGRLDVLVNNAGVFLEVAECQDYSLEAFDTTLLSNTRAVFLMTKYALPHLQQSHGVVLATGSEAGAIGEPNNAPYGGTKGFVHAFIRGLAVEQGKYGVRANCVCPGPVDTAWTHTDTGPMDEQMEKMTVEATVLGRRGTPEEIANVYAFLASDEASNVTGALWFADGGTLVAKGPMGAMVPDELRRQPEPSLPLQHSHDGLGNKPTTNRLGTH